In Candidatus Cohnella colombiensis, one DNA window encodes the following:
- a CDS encoding PqqD family protein: MSTMYLKNEKIEAMEMDGQLLLLNPDCLSVTKVNEVGGFIWSYLNESVTIDYLEQRILQQYEGIEPIQVEQDVRRFLDHLIRIGLVRCA; encoded by the coding sequence ATGAGTACGATGTATTTGAAAAATGAGAAAATTGAAGCGATGGAGATGGACGGACAGTTGCTTCTCTTAAATCCGGATTGTTTATCGGTGACGAAGGTGAATGAGGTTGGAGGTTTCATCTGGTCATATCTGAACGAAAGTGTAACGATTGATTATCTTGAGCAACGTATATTGCAGCAATACGAAGGAATTGAGCCGATACAGGTGGAACAGGACGTACGGCGATTTTTGGATCATCTGATCCGCATAGGGTTGGTTAGATGTGCGTGA
- a CDS encoding H-type small acid-soluble spore protein, whose amino-acid sequence MKPERAQQIYESSDNYAVQLDDGPTVWIENVDVENGVATVQVGMNPTDTQTVAIDRLHERQ is encoded by the coding sequence ATGAAGCCAGAGAGAGCGCAACAAATATATGAGTCCAGTGACAACTATGCGGTTCAACTAGATGATGGTCCGACTGTATGGATTGAAAATGTCGATGTAGAGAATGGGGTTGCGACGGTACAAGTTGGGATGAATCCCACGGATACGCAAACTGTGGCGATTGATCGGCTGCATGAGCGACAATAA
- a CDS encoding DUF1854 domain-containing protein: MNEQTSMHWLNPHEMTFYRDEYDFICAQWKGKQERVKVSHLFPMTHPESWISVCSLQGEEWGIIQQLSTLDSISSTHLKRELQMSPYLPRIERIMMIRRRFNHFQWDVATDFGQFSFTTGPIYEAVLRLENGTKVITDVEDQKYIVANNFTLDPISGKLLARWL, from the coding sequence ATGAACGAGCAAACAAGCATGCATTGGCTTAATCCGCACGAAATGACATTTTATCGAGATGAATATGACTTTATATGTGCACAATGGAAGGGGAAACAGGAGCGGGTAAAAGTCTCACATCTGTTCCCTATGACACATCCAGAAAGTTGGATTTCGGTTTGCAGCCTTCAAGGCGAGGAATGGGGGATCATACAACAACTATCAACGCTTGATTCAATAAGTAGCACCCATCTCAAGCGAGAATTGCAGATGAGCCCGTACCTCCCTCGAATAGAGCGAATCATGATGATTCGCCGGCGATTTAATCATTTTCAGTGGGATGTCGCGACTGATTTTGGACAGTTTAGCTTTACAACAGGTCCGATTTACGAAGCGGTATTGCGATTAGAAAATGGCACGAAGGTTATTACAGATGTAGAGGATCAGAAGTATATCGTTGCGAATAATTTCACTTTGGATCCGATCAGCGGTAAGCTGCTTGCAAGATGGCTATAG
- a CDS encoding CAP domain-containing protein: protein MKKQQQCRWKKSLILGTLALTLSVPVGAGAASAATPTTWNQTQVKQVLSTYNIDIDALIQQYLQGTYTIVKQPTVTKQPTITKQPTTTKQPTTTKQPTTTTKQPTTTKQPTTTTQPTTTKQPTTTKQPTTTKQPTTPAKQPTTTTKPSQPTTTVAESEFATQVVMLVNQERAKAGLSPLKTTNSTLKLVALDKAKDMYHNNYFDHNSPTYGSPFDMMKQYGVSYSYAGENIAKGQRTPQEVMTAWMNSAGHRANILSANFTTIGVAYYNGVWVQEFIA from the coding sequence ATGAAAAAGCAACAACAGTGCAGATGGAAGAAGTCGCTTATCCTTGGAACGCTAGCATTAACACTTTCCGTACCAGTAGGAGCAGGTGCGGCATCAGCAGCAACTCCAACAACTTGGAATCAAACTCAAGTCAAACAAGTTTTGAGCACATACAACATTGATATCGATGCATTAATTCAACAATACTTGCAAGGCACTTATACTATCGTGAAACAACCAACAGTGACCAAGCAACCAACGATAACAAAGCAACCAACTACAACCAAGCAACCAACTACAACCAAGCAACCAACTACAACAACAAAGCAACCAACTACAACAAAGCAACCGACTACGACAACGCAACCAACTACAACAAAACAACCGACCACAACAAAGCAACCAACTACAACAAAGCAACCGACCACACCTGCGAAACAACCAACTACGACAACAAAACCTAGCCAACCAACGACTACTGTCGCTGAATCGGAATTTGCTACACAAGTTGTCATGTTAGTTAATCAAGAACGTGCGAAAGCAGGACTCAGCCCGCTTAAGACGACAAACTCCACACTGAAGCTAGTCGCTCTTGATAAAGCGAAGGACATGTACCACAACAATTATTTTGACCATAATTCACCGACTTATGGTTCCCCATTCGATATGATGAAGCAATATGGAGTAAGTTACAGCTATGCGGGAGAGAATATTGCTAAAGGGCAACGTACTCCTCAAGAGGTAATGACTGCATGGATGAATAGCGCGGGACACCGTGCCAACATCTTAAGTGCTAACTTCACAACGATCGGTGTCGCTTACTACAACGGTGTATGGGTTCAAGAATTTATAGCATAA
- the thiL gene encoding thiamine-phosphate kinase yields MAPLEEFGRIREWTAGRHSDTSLAAAGVKLGIGDDTAVVSGTSGLEWLLAVDTMVEGVHFRPETMEPEDIGYKALAANISDIAAMGGIPKHALVAISIPPQWDTSLLKRIFDGLYECAERYGVIVVGGDTTSAPESLVISVTIVGQVEAGKAIYRNGARPGHFIFLTGPTGLSAGGLHGMLQSEEHRRLVISPPPKRLISAHRRPNPSVKAGRLLITNGWGASLNDVSDGVSSEAWEIAEASDVKLVLHEASLPLAGELVGYAGQCNIPPLDWVLYGGEDYVLIGTAERKYEASMRETFRAEGIPLFIIGEVEAGSPGVDLEYGSGKRKPLEKRGYNHFPKG; encoded by the coding sequence GTGGCTCCACTAGAAGAGTTCGGACGCATACGCGAATGGACGGCAGGGCGACACAGCGATACATCATTAGCTGCTGCAGGTGTAAAATTAGGCATCGGTGATGATACGGCGGTAGTGTCTGGGACATCCGGACTTGAATGGCTGCTTGCTGTCGATACGATGGTTGAAGGTGTGCACTTTCGTCCCGAGACGATGGAGCCTGAAGATATCGGGTATAAAGCTCTTGCAGCAAACATTAGTGATATCGCGGCCATGGGTGGCATACCCAAGCATGCGCTAGTTGCTATAAGCATTCCTCCGCAATGGGATACATCGTTGTTGAAGCGAATATTCGACGGACTATATGAATGTGCAGAACGCTATGGGGTCATCGTTGTTGGTGGAGATACGACATCGGCGCCGGAGTCTCTTGTTATTTCAGTGACGATTGTCGGACAGGTTGAGGCAGGTAAAGCCATTTATCGCAACGGTGCTCGGCCGGGACATTTTATATTTCTTACGGGTCCTACAGGGTTGTCGGCAGGTGGTCTCCATGGGATGCTACAATCAGAGGAACATCGTAGGCTTGTCATCTCCCCGCCTCCTAAGCGACTAATATCCGCTCACAGAAGACCCAATCCATCTGTGAAAGCGGGAAGATTGCTTATTACGAATGGATGGGGCGCATCGCTGAATGATGTTAGTGATGGCGTATCAAGCGAAGCTTGGGAAATTGCCGAAGCGTCAGATGTGAAACTTGTCCTCCATGAGGCCAGTCTTCCACTTGCAGGAGAGCTAGTCGGTTACGCTGGGCAATGCAATATTCCACCATTGGATTGGGTGCTGTATGGTGGAGAAGATTATGTACTTATAGGAACAGCAGAACGAAAGTATGAAGCATCCATGAGAGAAACTTTTCGCGCTGAAGGGATTCCATTGTTCATCATCGGCGAAGTGGAAGCAGGATCGCCAGGTGTGGACCTAGAATATGGTTCTGGTAAGCGTAAACCGCTCGAGAAGCGGGGATATAATCATTTTCCGAAGGGATAA
- a CDS encoding ABC transporter transmembrane domain-containing protein has protein sequence MRENNILTFTYLMEQKGEVRLRAHGYSMYPYIHPGDECCFIPAVQPFMLGHIYLVAMDSGQLYSHRLHAIMEGPEGTRYIFRGDGNKQSDVPVNADQVIGVLGHLIRNGDPVNEKSKWRSAWSHLAVKLPAVLRMTVKMSWMKRRRQQEADKQLKLEHEGNEQKQTYSYKMLNAAGKLVLCTIVLDCDHFRLYDEHQIQLLSIAKIHFAKMSLVETGSGAHLEWIEKGSGSARRIGFSPLSELTQLQNIEARMNSWAEDLSINDDNIDHIQQSELQIRLSWRRRLQIGMKLLRYIAPFRMQILFSSVIMLLMVGLEVIPPLLMRQIIDGSVLTSKGSGFTFLILLLIMVYFLQSAFQVVRESIAIRVGGKVMSHLRTDLYSKLMGASIRYFEERRTAHYSGRVQNDTGGIQRFLTNDLSSLFVEGMMAIVIFGMMLTLDWQITLYIVGAIMIGIALTWRVFPLMRKLMNRSWNADYWLSQYITETLYGIRVVKAYNQERREERRFAQLNDNAVRRTIEVQRLSRWIYPGIHIAFSITIALVWYVGGRQVMSGGMTLGTVIAYTSYLSMFLGQLQQNFHLAKNSNSVFLSAERVLNILQLSEDATPRIGTVKLPSVKGNIQIRGLSYGYEQGSTVLKNISVDIRAGQKVGIIGSSGAGKTTLIHLLCRFYDADAGTIKLDGIDIRQIAIEDYRKHVGIVFQETYLFDGTVADNIAYSRPDASPEEIITAARMANAHRFIMGLPFGYETMVGERGLFLSGGERQRLAIARTLLQNPSILILDEATSSVDTETEQEIQEALHRLCKGRTTIAIAHRLNTLKDADRILTLHQGTIIDDSSLLERNARVEEKDIHERANKHALA, from the coding sequence GTGCGTGAAAACAATATTCTAACCTTTACCTATTTAATGGAGCAAAAAGGCGAAGTCAGACTTCGTGCACATGGATATAGCATGTATCCGTACATCCATCCGGGTGACGAGTGCTGCTTCATTCCTGCGGTACAGCCATTTATGCTAGGACACATCTATTTGGTCGCCATGGACTCTGGACAACTATATTCGCATCGGCTACATGCGATTATGGAAGGACCTGAAGGGACACGTTACATCTTTCGAGGAGATGGCAATAAGCAAAGTGATGTGCCTGTTAATGCCGATCAAGTTATTGGGGTATTGGGTCACTTGATTCGCAATGGAGACCCGGTGAATGAGAAGTCTAAATGGCGTAGTGCATGGTCGCATCTAGCGGTTAAGCTACCAGCAGTACTGCGGATGACAGTTAAAATGAGCTGGATGAAGCGTAGGCGACAACAAGAAGCAGACAAACAATTGAAGCTTGAGCATGAAGGCAATGAGCAGAAACAAACCTACTCGTACAAAATGTTGAATGCTGCGGGAAAGCTTGTCCTGTGTACAATAGTGCTAGATTGTGATCATTTTCGACTCTATGATGAGCATCAAATACAACTGTTGAGCATCGCTAAAATACATTTTGCAAAAATGTCACTCGTGGAGACGGGAAGTGGCGCTCATCTTGAATGGATCGAAAAAGGAAGTGGATCAGCAAGGCGAATTGGTTTTAGTCCATTATCTGAGCTAACGCAATTACAAAACATTGAAGCGCGTATGAATAGTTGGGCTGAGGATCTGTCGATCAATGATGACAATATAGACCACATTCAGCAGTCGGAGTTGCAGATACGATTATCTTGGCGCAGACGACTTCAAATTGGAATGAAACTGCTTCGATATATAGCGCCATTTCGCATGCAAATATTATTTTCAAGCGTAATTATGCTACTAATGGTTGGGCTGGAAGTCATTCCGCCGCTACTAATGAGACAAATCATTGATGGAAGCGTGCTCACTTCCAAAGGATCTGGGTTTACTTTTTTGATTTTGCTACTCATTATGGTGTATTTTCTGCAATCCGCCTTTCAAGTCGTTCGTGAATCGATCGCCATTCGGGTCGGCGGTAAAGTGATGAGTCATCTTCGCACAGACTTGTACAGTAAGCTGATGGGTGCCTCGATTCGTTATTTTGAGGAACGTAGAACAGCGCATTATAGCGGCAGAGTGCAAAATGATACTGGAGGTATCCAACGATTTCTTACGAATGATCTATCGTCACTGTTCGTTGAAGGAATGATGGCGATTGTCATATTCGGAATGATGCTTACACTCGATTGGCAAATTACACTTTATATTGTTGGTGCGATTATGATTGGTATAGCATTGACATGGAGAGTATTCCCGCTTATGAGGAAGCTTATGAATCGAAGCTGGAATGCGGATTATTGGCTGAGCCAATATATTACTGAAACATTGTACGGCATTCGTGTCGTTAAAGCATACAATCAGGAACGGCGCGAAGAGAGACGATTTGCGCAGCTTAACGATAATGCAGTTCGTAGAACGATCGAAGTTCAGAGGCTTTCACGCTGGATCTATCCGGGTATACATATTGCATTTTCGATTACGATTGCACTTGTATGGTATGTCGGGGGTAGACAAGTGATGAGTGGCGGTATGACGCTCGGCACGGTAATTGCGTATACCTCTTACCTATCGATGTTCTTGGGTCAGCTTCAGCAAAATTTCCATCTTGCCAAAAATTCGAATTCGGTATTTCTCTCGGCAGAGAGGGTTTTAAATATTTTACAGCTGTCTGAGGATGCTACACCACGTATTGGCACAGTAAAGCTTCCAAGTGTGAAAGGGAATATCCAAATTCGTGGACTTTCGTATGGGTATGAGCAAGGGAGTACGGTGCTAAAAAATATTTCTGTAGACATACGAGCTGGGCAAAAGGTTGGAATTATCGGTAGCTCCGGAGCGGGAAAAACGACGCTTATTCATTTGCTATGCAGATTTTATGATGCCGATGCCGGAACCATTAAGCTTGATGGTATTGATATTCGTCAGATTGCGATTGAAGACTATCGAAAGCATGTCGGAATTGTGTTTCAAGAGACGTATTTATTCGACGGTACAGTTGCAGACAATATTGCGTATAGTCGCCCAGATGCTTCACCTGAAGAAATTATTACTGCAGCACGCATGGCGAATGCGCATCGTTTTATTATGGGCTTGCCCTTCGGCTATGAAACGATGGTCGGTGAACGCGGGCTGTTTCTATCAGGCGGTGAACGTCAACGTCTTGCGATTGCACGGACGCTATTGCAAAATCCATCTATTCTAATTTTGGATGAAGCGACTTCGTCTGTAGACACAGAGACGGAGCAAGAAATTCAAGAGGCGCTTCATCGCTTGTGTAAAGGGCGAACAACAATTGCAATTGCTCATCGGTTGAATACGCTTAAAGACGCAGATCGGATCCTGACTCTCCATCAAGGTACAATAATAGATGATTCGAGTCTGTTAGAGCGAAATGCTCGTGTGGAGGAGAAGGATATTCATGAACGAGCAAACAAGCATGCATTGGCTTAA
- a CDS encoding class I SAM-dependent methyltransferase, giving the protein MAGWVDQSVSLLILIVALLSVVSIVFMSWSNGISPMPSASSVRKVVVEIVEKLPGTGTIIEAGSGWGTLALQLARECDNRKIIGIENSLIPYVVSRIFARNDRLSYRFSNIYTYSYSKDSIIVCYLYPGAMQKLAELARQGRFEGMYLVSVCFALPGWEPVQVLTCKDLYLTKVYMYRFDFACSGMHRYN; this is encoded by the coding sequence ATGGCTGGATGGGTTGATCAGAGCGTATCTTTGCTCATATTGATTGTGGCGTTACTCTCTGTTGTATCGATCGTATTCATGAGCTGGAGCAATGGAATTTCTCCTATGCCATCCGCATCTTCAGTTCGTAAAGTCGTAGTAGAGATCGTAGAGAAGCTACCAGGAACAGGTACGATTATAGAGGCTGGATCTGGTTGGGGAACATTAGCGCTACAACTTGCAAGAGAGTGTGATAATCGAAAAATTATTGGAATCGAAAACTCTTTAATACCGTATGTTGTGTCTAGAATATTTGCACGGAATGACCGACTTTCATATCGTTTTAGCAATATATATACCTATAGTTATAGTAAAGATAGCATCATTGTTTGTTATCTATACCCCGGCGCGATGCAAAAGCTAGCTGAATTAGCTAGACAGGGGCGATTTGAGGGGATGTACCTCGTCAGTGTATGTTTCGCATTGCCAGGTTGGGAGCCTGTTCAAGTCCTCACGTGCAAAGATCTTTATTTGACGAAGGTATATATGTACAGGTTTGACTTTGCATGTTCGGGCATGCACCGATATAATTAA
- a CDS encoding sugar phosphate nucleotidyltransferase, producing the protein MKLVLLSGGSGKRLWPLSSDARSKQFLKVLNNGDNQLESMIQRVWAQLSRTQLASNAYIAAGKGQVEMIQGQLGMEVPVIVEPERRDTFPAIALAATYLYSKAGVDLDEVITLMPVDPFVDDAFFEKMKQLETALKHSEASIALMGVTPTYPSEKYGYIVAHENEQQSYRKVSHFVEKPRIDKAETLIAQQGLWNCGVFAFKLSFMIDLLNAKDITVNYDELVNQYHTLPRISFDYEVLEQTRNTIVIPYDGYWKDLGTWNTLTEEIASQTIGNGTISPESVNTHVINELDIPVVVLGLSNIVVSVSPDGILVSDKQASPAIKELIKHVEQRPMYEELSWGYYRVLDIQKVPQGGEVLTKKVHIEAGYHHSYQLHRRRSEVLTIISGKGEFIMDEHLRSIGPGDVLIVPVGARHSIRAHDEIELIEVQTGGVHEEEDGVVLSERWEDIPIVTSLPS; encoded by the coding sequence GTGAAGCTTGTTTTATTGTCTGGAGGGTCGGGGAAAAGACTGTGGCCACTTTCGAGCGACGCGAGGTCTAAGCAATTTCTGAAGGTTCTTAATAATGGCGATAATCAATTGGAATCTATGATCCAGCGTGTATGGGCTCAGCTTAGTCGAACACAGCTCGCAAGTAATGCCTATATCGCAGCAGGTAAAGGTCAAGTGGAGATGATTCAAGGCCAACTCGGAATGGAAGTGCCAGTAATTGTTGAGCCTGAACGTCGCGATACTTTTCCGGCAATTGCATTGGCCGCAACATACTTATATTCCAAGGCGGGAGTTGATCTCGATGAAGTCATTACACTGATGCCGGTCGATCCGTTTGTGGATGATGCTTTTTTTGAAAAAATGAAGCAATTGGAGACAGCACTGAAGCATTCGGAAGCCTCGATTGCGTTAATGGGGGTAACCCCGACATATCCTTCAGAAAAATATGGTTACATCGTTGCGCATGAAAATGAGCAACAGTCCTATCGGAAGGTAAGCCATTTTGTAGAGAAACCTCGCATTGACAAAGCTGAGACGCTAATCGCGCAGCAGGGGCTTTGGAATTGCGGGGTTTTTGCATTCAAGCTCAGCTTTATGATTGATTTGCTCAATGCGAAAGACATTACAGTCAATTACGATGAGCTTGTCAATCAGTACCACACCTTGCCTCGAATCAGCTTTGATTATGAAGTGCTGGAGCAAACGCGGAATACGATTGTTATCCCTTATGATGGCTATTGGAAAGATCTTGGAACGTGGAACACGTTAACAGAGGAGATAGCATCGCAAACCATTGGAAATGGCACAATTTCTCCCGAATCGGTGAACACTCATGTTATTAACGAGCTCGACATTCCTGTTGTTGTGCTCGGCTTATCGAACATCGTCGTGTCTGTAAGCCCTGATGGGATTCTTGTATCCGACAAGCAGGCGAGTCCCGCGATCAAGGAGCTCATCAAACATGTCGAGCAACGACCGATGTACGAAGAGCTAAGTTGGGGGTATTATCGCGTGTTAGATATTCAAAAGGTTCCTCAAGGGGGAGAGGTGCTGACGAAAAAAGTTCATATTGAAGCAGGGTATCATCACAGCTATCAATTGCATCGCCGAAGAAGTGAAGTGCTCACAATTATTTCTGGTAAGGGTGAGTTTATTATGGATGAGCATTTACGGTCTATAGGACCAGGAGATGTGCTAATCGTACCTGTCGGTGCAAGACACAGCATAAGAGCGCATGATGAGATCGAGCTTATTGAAGTACAAACGGGAGGGGTACATGAGGAGGAAGATGGTGTCGTCCTTAGCGAAAGATGGGAGGATATTCCGATTGTGACTAGTTTGCCATCGTAA
- the cls gene encoding cardiolipin synthase, with protein sequence MVMFWIVISLCVFIFQAGTILLLEYRRPANATAWLLILFLFPLVGFILYYFLATEYKRRRKVRKHAALDQRRRALLLRQSTIMTNPEDSSYSNIASNKRLYRSLMKSGELPISMKNHVEVYNNGEDTYRAMLTAIKNATQHIHMSTYIVRDDETGKLFSKALIEKAQQGVIVRLLYDGIGSIKLSDSFIRDLRAGGVLCACFFPIRPSFRKKRMNYRNHRKIAVIDGKFGYVGGINIGDEYIGKHPRLGFWRDTHLQLEGDSVYQLQEVFLKDWEIATKEKLVDPQYFPIHDCDSKDEVQIVSAGPDRRGDAIHETFYSMMSAAQNRIWITTPYFIPSPSIAMALHDAARSGLDVRIMMPYIPDTWLVHHASMSYAEEMLRSGVRVWQYHKGFIHAKTLLIDSMIGVVGSANMDLRSFFSNFEINAHLFSAHPIERIEYDFLQDMEASVELDYTTFRGRPRRRKVKEALARLLSPLL encoded by the coding sequence ATGGTCATGTTCTGGATAGTGATCTCGCTGTGTGTATTTATATTTCAAGCGGGAACGATATTATTGCTTGAATATCGTAGACCTGCAAATGCGACAGCTTGGTTATTAATTTTATTTTTATTTCCACTGGTTGGCTTCATCCTGTATTATTTCTTGGCAACCGAGTATAAGAGACGTCGAAAAGTGCGTAAGCATGCCGCTCTAGACCAACGTCGACGGGCACTTTTGCTCAGACAAAGTACAATTATGACAAACCCAGAGGACTCATCTTATTCTAATATTGCCAGCAATAAACGGCTTTATCGCTCTTTAATGAAGAGTGGAGAGCTTCCGATTTCAATGAAAAATCATGTCGAGGTGTACAATAACGGCGAGGATACCTATCGAGCAATGCTGACAGCGATTAAAAATGCCACACAGCATATCCATATGTCTACCTATATTGTGCGTGATGATGAAACAGGGAAGCTGTTTTCAAAGGCGTTAATCGAAAAGGCGCAACAAGGGGTTATAGTTCGTTTACTGTACGATGGAATTGGAAGCATCAAGCTAAGTGATTCTTTCATCCGTGATTTGAGAGCAGGAGGGGTACTTTGCGCCTGCTTCTTTCCCATTCGACCATCCTTCCGTAAAAAGCGAATGAATTATCGCAATCATCGTAAAATTGCTGTGATCGATGGAAAGTTTGGGTATGTTGGTGGAATTAATATCGGCGATGAGTACATAGGGAAGCACCCGCGATTGGGATTTTGGCGTGATACACATCTCCAATTGGAAGGTGATTCCGTTTATCAGCTACAGGAAGTGTTTCTGAAGGATTGGGAAATCGCAACAAAGGAAAAACTGGTTGACCCCCAATATTTCCCGATTCATGATTGCGACTCGAAGGATGAGGTTCAAATTGTATCTGCAGGCCCGGATCGTCGAGGAGATGCGATCCACGAAACGTTCTATTCGATGATGTCTGCTGCCCAGAACCGGATTTGGATTACGACACCTTACTTCATTCCAAGCCCTAGTATTGCGATGGCGTTGCATGACGCTGCGAGGAGTGGCCTAGATGTTCGAATTATGATGCCTTATATTCCGGATACATGGCTTGTTCATCACGCTTCAATGTCCTATGCAGAGGAGATGCTAAGGTCAGGAGTTAGAGTATGGCAATACCACAAAGGCTTCATTCATGCAAAGACGCTACTCATCGATTCCATGATCGGTGTTGTGGGCTCAGCGAATATGGATTTGCGTAGCTTCTTCAGTAATTTCGAGATTAATGCTCATCTTTTCTCAGCACATCCGATTGAACGCATTGAGTATGATTTCCTTCAAGATATGGAGGCGAGTGTGGAACTCGATTATACGACTTTTCGCGGTCGACCACGTCGTCGGAAGGTGAAGGAAGCGTTGGCACGGTTATTATCACCACTCTTGTAG
- a CDS encoding DoxX family membrane protein has translation MTIKDELKGKNIIVPDNPVSNFFFNNTRSGLIWLVIRLYLGYQWLNAGWHKVTSEKWVGSEAGAGLSGFLNGAIAKANEGKDVTDWYASFLQDFVLPNAKVFSYFVAFGEVCVGLGLILGLLTGVAAFFGAFMNAAFLFAGTLSTNPLLFILATWLVLGWKVAGWYGLDRWALPLLGTPWGKKKQDQQGDPSATV, from the coding sequence ATGACGATCAAAGATGAATTAAAAGGAAAAAACATCATCGTTCCAGACAATCCGGTGTCTAATTTCTTCTTTAACAACACGAGATCGGGACTTATTTGGTTAGTGATTAGGCTTTACCTTGGCTATCAGTGGTTGAATGCGGGTTGGCATAAGGTAACGAGTGAGAAATGGGTTGGAAGCGAAGCGGGTGCAGGACTTTCAGGCTTTTTGAACGGTGCAATTGCAAAAGCTAATGAGGGCAAGGACGTTACAGATTGGTACGCCTCGTTCCTCCAAGATTTTGTTCTTCCGAATGCGAAGGTATTCTCATACTTCGTTGCTTTCGGAGAGGTTTGTGTAGGATTAGGACTAATTCTAGGACTCCTTACAGGCGTGGCTGCTTTCTTCGGAGCATTCATGAATGCCGCTTTCTTGTTCGCGGGTACACTCAGCACGAACCCATTGCTGTTCATCTTAGCTACCTGGCTCGTATTGGGCTGGAAGGTTGCAGGCTGGTACGGCTTGGATCGTTGGGCATTGCCACTGCTCGGAACACCTTGGGGCAAGAAGAAACAAGATCAGCAAGGCGATCCGTCAGCGACGGTTTAA
- a CDS encoding glycosyltransferase, translating into MNSNLRVAIVHDYLNQMGGAERVVGVLHKMFPKAPIYTTVADRNKLLPELMDADIRTTWMQRLPGILKRYKQYFWLYPFAVQSMDLSGYDLVISSSSAYSKGVVVKDGAAHICYCHTPMRFAWDFNSYMQGNDVPRIQRWIAKWAMSPLRTWDRKTSNRIDHIVANSTIVQHRIAQCYGRDAQVIFPPVDVARFQIGATAPDDYFLVVSRLVSYKRIDLAVKACTTLGKRLLIIGEGPDRQRLEQMAGPTVQFLGRISDGQVALYMQKCRGFIFPGLEDFGITPLEANACGRPVIAYKGGGALDTINPGVNGIYFEQQTAESLANALQAMNELEWDAQTIRNHAEQFSVVQFVQSFSQYVASNLAKEEQL; encoded by the coding sequence ATGAACAGTAATTTGCGAGTGGCGATCGTACATGACTACTTGAACCAGATGGGGGGAGCGGAGCGGGTCGTTGGCGTGCTTCACAAGATGTTTCCCAAAGCCCCGATTTACACGACAGTAGCGGATCGCAATAAGCTGCTTCCTGAGCTTATGGATGCGGATATTCGGACCACTTGGATGCAGAGACTCCCGGGAATTCTTAAGCGATATAAGCAATATTTCTGGCTCTATCCATTCGCTGTGCAGTCGATGGATTTAAGTGGTTATGATCTGGTGATCAGCTCAAGTAGCGCCTACTCAAAGGGGGTAGTTGTGAAAGACGGTGCGGCTCATATTTGCTATTGTCATACACCGATGCGGTTTGCGTGGGATTTCAACAGCTACATGCAAGGCAACGATGTGCCTCGCATTCAGAGGTGGATCGCGAAGTGGGCAATGTCGCCATTACGGACATGGGACCGGAAGACTTCGAATCGTATCGACCATATTGTTGCGAATTCAACCATCGTGCAGCATCGAATTGCGCAATGCTACGGCAGAGACGCGCAGGTGATCTTTCCCCCCGTTGATGTAGCACGCTTCCAAATCGGAGCGACCGCTCCCGACGATTACTTCTTAGTCGTGTCGCGATTAGTATCTTATAAACGAATCGACTTGGCTGTTAAAGCCTGTACAACGTTAGGTAAACGGCTATTGATTATCGGGGAAGGACCTGATCGGCAACGACTTGAGCAAATGGCGGGACCTACTGTGCAATTTTTAGGCCGGATCTCGGATGGACAGGTTGCGCTTTATATGCAGAAGTGTCGCGGATTTATTTTCCCAGGGCTAGAAGACTTCGGAATTACACCGCTTGAGGCTAACGCTTGCGGAAGACCAGTGATTGCCTATAAGGGTGGAGGGGCACTGGATACGATCAATCCGGGTGTGAATGGCATTTACTTCGAACAACAGACAGCGGAGAGCTTAGCGAACGCCCTTCAAGCCATGAATGAATTAGAGTGGGATGCGCAGACGATTCGCAATCATGCAGAACAGTTCAGCGTAGTGCAATTCGTTCAGTCATTCTCTCAATATGTAGCGAGCAATCTCGCTAAGGAGGAACAGCTGTGA